The following coding sequences lie in one Spirosoma sp. KUDC1026 genomic window:
- the queA gene encoding tRNA preQ1(34) S-adenosylmethionine ribosyltransferase-isomerase QueA, whose protein sequence is MKLSEFKFDLPESLIAKYPVERGESRLMVVDRKTKTIEHKQFSDILSYFGDGDVMVINNTKVFPARLYGNKEKTGAKIEVFLLRELNREMKLWDVLVDPARKIRVGNKLYFGDSDLVAEVIDNTTSRGRTIRFLFDGNHEEFMKAVDELGETPLPREINRDAETADRDLYQTVFAEHVGAVAAPTAGLHFTRAMMKRMEIKGIHFAPVTLHVGLGTFRQVDVEDLTKHKTDSENYRIPEETAAIVNTALDAGKRVCSIGTTSLKAIESSVSANSRLKPVEGWTDKFIFPPYDFKIANSLLTSLHLPESILVMMTSAFGGHELIKEAYQVAIKEKYRFFGYGDAMLIL, encoded by the coding sequence ATGAAGTTATCCGAATTTAAATTCGATCTGCCCGAAAGTCTAATCGCTAAATACCCCGTTGAGCGAGGTGAATCCCGTCTGATGGTTGTTGACCGAAAAACCAAAACCATTGAACATAAGCAGTTTTCGGATATTCTGAGCTACTTTGGTGACGGCGACGTAATGGTGATCAATAACACCAAGGTATTTCCGGCGCGGTTGTATGGCAACAAAGAGAAGACCGGTGCCAAGATTGAAGTTTTTCTGCTGCGCGAACTGAATCGCGAGATGAAACTGTGGGATGTACTGGTTGATCCAGCCCGTAAAATCCGGGTGGGTAACAAACTTTATTTCGGTGACAGTGACCTCGTTGCTGAAGTCATTGACAATACTACCTCACGCGGTCGTACCATCCGGTTCCTGTTCGACGGAAACCACGAGGAGTTCATGAAAGCGGTGGACGAACTGGGCGAAACACCCCTCCCCCGCGAAATCAACCGGGATGCCGAAACCGCCGACCGGGATCTCTACCAGACAGTTTTCGCCGAGCACGTTGGTGCCGTAGCGGCTCCTACCGCCGGGCTGCATTTTACCCGCGCCATGATGAAACGCATGGAGATCAAGGGCATTCATTTTGCGCCCGTTACGCTGCACGTTGGCCTGGGTACGTTCCGGCAGGTTGACGTTGAAGACCTGACCAAACACAAAACAGATTCGGAAAATTACCGCATTCCGGAAGAAACGGCAGCTATCGTGAATACCGCTCTGGACGCTGGCAAGCGGGTTTGTTCGATCGGTACTACGTCGCTGAAAGCGATTGAATCGTCGGTATCAGCCAACAGCCGTCTGAAACCGGTAGAAGGCTGGACGGATAAATTCATCTTTCCACCGTACGATTTCAAGATTGCGAACTCGCTGCTGACGAGTCTGCACCTGCCCGAATCGATTCTGGTGATGATGACAAGCGCCTTTGGTGGCCACGAGCTGATCAAGGAAGCGTATCAGGTGGCGATTAAAGAGAAGTACCGCTTCTTCGGCTACGGCGATGCTATGCTGATTTTGTAA
- a CDS encoding 2-C-methyl-D-erythritol 4-phosphate cytidylyltransferase, translating to MKASVSKQFLLLQGKPILQRTIERFLAVTPTPHIILVLPERDLAIWQNLCVQHQFFPDDIGTVQSVLGGDTRFQSVRNGLAAIQASEGLVAVHDGVRPFISPGIIEQSYRTAEQMGSAVTCVAVKDSVRVVDAEGRSQAVDRNQYRLVQTPQTFRLDLFRQAFQTEEQPFFTDCASVVEHAGQAVTLIDGSYENIKITTPEDLIWGQQANLQERM from the coding sequence ATGAAAGCCAGCGTTTCTAAACAGTTTCTGCTGCTCCAGGGAAAACCCATTCTCCAGCGTACCATCGAGCGTTTTCTGGCCGTAACGCCCACGCCACACATTATTCTGGTGCTACCCGAACGCGATCTGGCGATTTGGCAGAATCTATGCGTTCAGCACCAGTTTTTTCCGGACGACATCGGTACCGTTCAGTCCGTTCTGGGTGGAGATACCCGCTTTCAGTCTGTACGGAATGGACTGGCGGCCATTCAGGCCAGTGAGGGGCTGGTAGCGGTGCATGATGGCGTCCGGCCATTTATTTCTCCCGGTATTATTGAGCAGAGTTACCGTACGGCTGAACAGATGGGCTCGGCCGTGACCTGCGTAGCCGTAAAAGACTCTGTACGAGTTGTTGACGCAGAGGGTCGGAGTCAGGCCGTAGATCGGAATCAATACCGGCTCGTACAGACGCCACAAACCTTTCGGTTGGATCTGTTCCGACAGGCGTTTCAGACCGAGGAACAACCTTTCTTTACCGACTGCGCCAGTGTTGTTGAACATGCCGGTCAGGCCGTTACGCTTATCGACGGCTCCTACGAAAACATTAAGATTACCACCCCCGAGGATCTGATCTGGGGCCAGCAGGCGAATTTGCAGGAGAGAATGTAA
- the wrbA gene encoding NAD(P)H:quinone oxidoreductase, with amino-acid sequence MAKIAVIYYSATSTTYKLAKAVEEGAAAAGAEVKLFKVKELAPEEAIASNQGWSAHRLETQDVPEVTLADLEWADAIILGAPTRYGLPAAQMKQFLDTTGPLWGQGKLVNKIASSFTSAATLHGGQESTILALNNTFYHWGCIIVAPSYADPIQFQAGNPYGTSFVSQNGTVAPDDVALSAAKFQGKRVAEVTAKFLGE; translated from the coding sequence ATGGCTAAAATTGCAGTAATTTACTACAGTGCTACCAGTACGACCTATAAACTGGCAAAAGCCGTTGAAGAAGGCGCAGCCGCTGCGGGTGCTGAAGTTAAGTTATTCAAAGTGAAAGAATTAGCTCCGGAAGAAGCTATTGCTTCTAACCAGGGTTGGTCTGCGCACCGGCTTGAAACGCAGGATGTTCCGGAAGTAACGCTGGCTGATCTGGAGTGGGCCGATGCTATTATCCTGGGAGCACCAACGCGTTATGGCCTGCCTGCCGCGCAGATGAAACAGTTCCTGGATACGACTGGTCCGCTGTGGGGACAGGGTAAACTGGTGAACAAGATTGCCTCATCATTCACCAGTGCCGCTACGTTGCACGGCGGTCAGGAAAGCACGATCCTGGCACTGAATAATACGTTCTACCACTGGGGTTGTATCATCGTGGCACCGAGCTACGCTGATCCTATTCAGTTCCAGGCTGGCAATCCCTATGGTACGTCGTTTGTGAGCCAGAACGGAACCGTTGCACCCGACGATGTAGCGTTGAGCGCGGCTAAATTCCAGGGAAAACGCGTTGCTGAAGTAACAGCGAAATTTTTGGGCGAATAG
- a CDS encoding SusC/RagA family TonB-linked outer membrane protein, whose translation MRKSLVSVLFLSLLFSLPLLAQNVAITGRVTSSDDGSALPGVSIVIKGTTQGTTTDANGNYQISASPTATLTFSFVGFKSQDVAIGNRTAVNISLQSDASTLNEVVVTGFGIRRTEREIGTSVSRLNSAQINQAAPVNIANGLTGKVAGLQINLTNNAVGATPRLTIRGNRSFLGNNQALLVVDGALTDISYLNSINPNDIESTNILKGPSAAALYGSDASNGVLVVTTKRGTTTNRPQITYSNNTQFESVSYMPTLQNSYGSNGGEGAPFLNANGQRLYVPFENQQFGPAYDGSTQPLGYGVQVRNPDGSLSLDTLQVPYAALAKDPRRAFFRTGSTVQHDLSYRVGDALNFFGLGLQRVDQRGIVPNDRYSRTNILINGGRNFNKFTATAKANFTYENTNVENGDFGQGRPVYWNLLNQPAHAPLTDPRISDITSPYGDVNGYFNAYYPNPWWQVTGDNSRQLTNKYSFQGYTDVAYQVKDWFNVLYRVSGQVSNEQYKAHRADVSFSDYALGDPWGAGNIASSVQRRSGTVTDRTDTRTRFTGDLLITIDPKFGDFTTKLILGQQTRMDYRRYTYANAAALVVPGVYNINNRLGQATVDEFYRQSRLIGAFGDLTLGYKNFLFLHATGRNDWSSLLGADNRSFFYPSVDASLVVTDAIESLKNGNALTYLKIRGGVAKAGNVNVAAYQLQNVFNPGTGFPFGSQPGFELGNTQNDPNLKPEFTTNREVGVEVGLFDRVNLEAVYYNTTTINQTVPIQISRTTGYTSALINTGSMENSGVELELRTLRPIVRAGNFTWNLNANYTYLNNKVTSVYGDLDRINIPLSDGTGSSVYAAVNQAYPALYVTDIQRVSDQNSPYYGQPIVNPTTGYPILDANIKYFGTTQPRHRFGLTNTFGYKDFTLTAVVEYRGGNVINNAIGNALEFTGAGIRSTYNGRQNFIYPNSVIQNADGSYSQNTSVSTRDGNLEFWTNSGYHNAGSSYITSAAFWKLREVVLGYDVPATVLSKLKIFRALNVALTGRNLFMLRPKTNVFTDPEFSLDNSNAQGTTNEYQTPPTRFYGFRVSVGF comes from the coding sequence ATGAGAAAATCTCTAGTTAGTGTCTTATTCCTGTCACTACTATTTTCGCTCCCTTTGCTGGCGCAAAATGTAGCCATAACAGGACGTGTAACCTCTTCCGATGACGGCTCAGCTTTACCAGGAGTGAGTATTGTTATAAAAGGAACAACGCAGGGAACGACAACAGACGCGAATGGCAATTATCAAATTTCAGCAAGCCCAACTGCAACGCTGACGTTTTCCTTCGTTGGCTTTAAATCACAGGACGTAGCCATCGGCAATCGTACGGCGGTGAATATCTCCCTGCAGAGCGATGCATCAACATTAAATGAAGTGGTTGTAACCGGCTTTGGTATTCGTCGGACGGAGCGCGAAATAGGTACGTCAGTCTCCCGACTGAACAGCGCTCAAATTAACCAGGCAGCCCCGGTAAACATTGCCAATGGCCTGACGGGCAAGGTAGCTGGTCTACAGATTAACCTAACCAACAACGCCGTAGGCGCTACGCCACGGTTAACCATTCGCGGGAACCGCTCTTTTCTGGGTAACAACCAGGCGTTACTGGTAGTCGATGGTGCGCTGACCGATATTAGCTACCTGAACTCGATCAACCCCAACGATATAGAGAGCACTAACATCCTGAAAGGACCCAGCGCGGCTGCCCTGTACGGCTCCGATGCCTCGAATGGGGTGTTGGTTGTTACAACTAAACGTGGAACGACAACCAATCGTCCTCAGATTACGTATTCCAATAATACTCAGTTCGAAAGCGTCTCCTACATGCCGACGCTGCAAAATTCGTACGGATCGAACGGAGGTGAAGGTGCTCCTTTTCTAAATGCAAACGGACAGCGGCTGTATGTACCTTTCGAAAACCAGCAGTTTGGCCCGGCCTATGATGGTTCGACACAACCATTGGGATATGGCGTACAGGTTCGCAATCCCGACGGTTCGCTTTCGCTCGATACGCTCCAAGTTCCCTATGCGGCTCTTGCTAAGGATCCACGCCGGGCTTTCTTCCGGACGGGTTCTACGGTACAACATGACCTCTCCTACCGAGTTGGTGATGCCCTGAATTTTTTTGGGTTAGGTTTGCAGCGCGTTGATCAACGGGGTATCGTTCCCAACGATCGCTACAGCCGGACGAATATTCTGATTAACGGCGGACGCAACTTCAACAAGTTTACGGCAACTGCTAAGGCAAACTTCACCTACGAGAACACCAACGTTGAGAATGGCGATTTTGGCCAGGGACGCCCAGTTTACTGGAACCTGCTGAATCAGCCCGCTCATGCTCCCCTCACAGATCCGCGTATTTCAGACATTACGTCTCCATACGGTGACGTAAACGGCTACTTTAACGCTTATTACCCTAACCCGTGGTGGCAGGTAACTGGTGACAATTCACGTCAGCTTACCAACAAATATTCGTTCCAGGGCTATACCGACGTAGCTTACCAAGTTAAGGATTGGTTTAACGTTCTGTATCGTGTTTCCGGACAGGTCTCGAATGAGCAGTATAAAGCGCACCGGGCCGACGTATCCTTTAGCGACTATGCCCTTGGCGACCCCTGGGGAGCTGGTAACATTGCATCATCAGTTCAGCGTCGGAGTGGTACGGTTACTGATCGTACGGACACACGGACACGTTTTACAGGCGACCTGCTGATTACGATCGACCCCAAATTCGGTGACTTCACCACCAAATTAATTCTGGGGCAGCAAACCCGGATGGATTACCGTCGCTACACCTACGCGAATGCGGCAGCGCTGGTTGTCCCGGGCGTTTACAATATTAACAACCGATTGGGTCAGGCAACCGTAGATGAGTTTTATCGGCAGAGCCGACTGATTGGTGCGTTTGGCGATCTGACGCTGGGATATAAAAACTTTCTGTTCTTACACGCTACGGGTCGGAATGACTGGAGTTCGCTGCTGGGAGCCGACAACCGTTCGTTCTTCTACCCCAGTGTTGATGCTTCGCTTGTCGTGACCGATGCTATTGAATCGCTGAAAAACGGGAATGCGCTGACTTACCTGAAAATTCGGGGCGGTGTTGCAAAAGCCGGTAACGTAAACGTAGCGGCTTATCAGTTGCAGAATGTGTTTAACCCAGGCACCGGCTTCCCCTTCGGTAGCCAGCCGGGTTTTGAACTGGGTAATACGCAGAATGACCCGAATCTAAAACCAGAGTTCACGACCAACCGCGAAGTTGGGGTTGAAGTTGGTTTGTTCGACCGGGTGAATCTGGAAGCGGTGTATTACAACACGACAACGATCAACCAGACGGTTCCTATTCAGATCTCGCGCACAACGGGCTATACGTCGGCGCTGATCAATACGGGTTCGATGGAGAACAGCGGGGTTGAGCTGGAATTACGTACCCTCCGTCCCATCGTTCGGGCAGGCAACTTCACCTGGAATCTGAATGCGAACTACACATATCTGAACAACAAAGTAACGTCGGTATACGGCGATCTGGATCGGATCAACATTCCACTGAGCGATGGTACGGGTTCATCGGTTTACGCGGCTGTTAATCAGGCGTACCCAGCCTTATACGTAACTGATATTCAGCGTGTTTCCGACCAGAATAGCCCCTATTATGGTCAACCGATCGTAAATCCGACAACGGGCTATCCTATCCTGGATGCTAACATCAAGTATTTCGGAACAACCCAGCCCCGTCACCGTTTTGGTCTGACCAACACGTTTGGTTATAAAGATTTCACGCTGACGGCGGTGGTTGAATACCGCGGTGGTAACGTTATCAATAACGCCATTGGGAACGCGCTTGAGTTTACGGGTGCCGGTATCCGGTCTACCTACAATGGCCGTCAGAATTTCATCTATCCAAATTCGGTTATTCAGAATGCCGATGGATCGTATTCGCAAAACACCAGCGTTTCGACTCGCGATGGCAATCTGGAATTCTGGACAAACTCGGGTTACCATAATGCCGGTTCCAGTTATATAACCAGCGCTGCGTTCTGGAAACTTCGCGAAGTGGTGCTGGGCTACGACGTACCAGCTACGGTTCTGAGCAAACTGAAAATCTTCCGGGCGCTGAACGTTGCGCTAACGGGCCGGAACCTGTTTATGCTGCGTCCCAAAACCAACGTTTTCACCGATCCGGAATTTTCGCTGGACAATAGTAACGCACAAGGTACCACAAACGAATACCAGACTCCGCCTACACGGTTCTACGGTTTCCGGGTAAGTGTTGGGTTCTAA
- a CDS encoding SusD/RagB family nutrient-binding outer membrane lipoprotein, translated as MFNIKKITVGVLVALLVVTSGCKEFLDINNNPNQVTAATPELVLPDALAASARYIQTSFPFLNLWMGYWNWSGNYSIGTSDKNYQFTNSFGSGIWDNAYLNLKNYNYIDTQGAELNQPVLQGMAKIMKALHFQILVDTYGNIPYTEALAGVSTASPKYDDQVAVYEDLFNQIDAGLALFDQADQLADQGATVLNPGTNDIMFHGDLDLWREFANTLKLRMLLRQSEKSDRQSFIQAQLTKIKASGYGFLGAGESATVNPGYTNSTNQQNPFFGNYGETVTGTPTELNNQYKANKYGVDFYQTTNDPRLGRYYYPVGGTGTTFNATYFGTIAPVVNSLVSAIGPALLDDASQDAVILSSHESLFLQAEAAQRGWITGTPKTLYQSAISESFINVGLTAAQATTYYSQAVNNVGFDASTNKIEAIITQKWASLNGFSPFESWSDYRRLGYPNVPISQDPSTSIKQIPVRLLYPQSEYNYNAANVNAQGTVSQFTTKIFWEK; from the coding sequence ATGTTTAACATAAAGAAAATAACGGTTGGGGTACTGGTAGCACTGCTCGTCGTGACGTCAGGCTGTAAAGAATTCCTCGATATCAATAATAACCCGAACCAGGTGACGGCCGCCACGCCCGAACTGGTTCTGCCTGATGCGCTGGCGGCTTCGGCTCGGTACATCCAAACCAGCTTTCCATTTCTAAATCTGTGGATGGGCTACTGGAACTGGAGTGGTAACTACTCGATTGGTACGTCAGATAAGAACTACCAGTTCACCAACTCGTTTGGATCTGGTATTTGGGACAATGCGTACCTCAATCTGAAGAACTACAACTACATCGACACGCAGGGAGCCGAATTAAACCAGCCGGTGCTGCAGGGAATGGCTAAGATTATGAAGGCGCTGCACTTTCAGATCCTGGTCGATACCTACGGCAACATTCCGTATACTGAAGCCCTCGCCGGCGTTTCAACGGCCTCGCCGAAGTACGACGATCAGGTAGCGGTTTACGAAGATCTGTTCAATCAGATTGATGCGGGTCTGGCTTTGTTTGATCAGGCTGACCAGCTGGCCGATCAGGGCGCTACGGTGTTGAATCCAGGCACGAACGATATTATGTTTCATGGCGACCTGGACCTGTGGCGGGAATTTGCCAACACGCTGAAACTACGGATGCTGCTGCGGCAGTCCGAAAAATCGGACCGGCAGTCGTTCATCCAGGCGCAGCTGACCAAAATAAAGGCGTCGGGCTATGGTTTTCTGGGAGCTGGCGAAAGCGCTACGGTAAACCCAGGGTACACGAACTCAACGAACCAGCAGAATCCATTTTTTGGAAACTACGGCGAGACGGTAACGGGAACACCTACCGAGCTGAACAACCAGTACAAAGCCAATAAATACGGGGTTGATTTCTATCAGACCACCAATGATCCACGACTCGGCCGGTACTACTACCCAGTTGGCGGTACGGGAACGACGTTCAACGCTACGTACTTCGGCACCATTGCTCCAGTAGTCAACAGCCTGGTATCGGCCATCGGCCCTGCCCTGCTGGATGATGCCAGTCAGGACGCCGTTATTCTATCATCGCACGAGTCGTTGTTCTTACAGGCCGAAGCTGCCCAGCGCGGCTGGATCACGGGTACGCCCAAAACGCTGTATCAGTCTGCAATCTCGGAGTCGTTTATTAACGTGGGACTTACCGCAGCGCAGGCAACAACGTACTACTCGCAGGCAGTTAATAACGTTGGCTTCGACGCATCGACGAACAAAATCGAGGCTATCATCACGCAGAAATGGGCGTCGCTGAACGGTTTCTCTCCTTTCGAATCCTGGTCGGACTACCGGCGGCTGGGTTATCCTAACGTACCTATCTCGCAGGACCCAAGTACCTCAATCAAACAGATTCCAGTTCGATTGCTGTATCCGCAAAGCGAATACAACTATAATGCAGCGAATGTGAACGCACAGGGTACAGTAAGCCAGTTTACAACGAAGATTTTCTGGGAGAAATAA
- a CDS encoding BT_3044 domain-containing protein codes for MKKYLYVVFAAGLTASLSSCLNDDEHYVDFKNVGAIAEIPSSAFYGREDARSYLKVTAVVDSFDVNIASPDVPTQDTQVTLAVDQSALTGTAYTILPSSLFQLITPTVTVKAGSRLASVKYQLNTSSLTFKDNYALPVVIKSATNGVTVSSNYGTKIVAIKLRNNYEGTYQSTGTFAHPTAGTRAINRTKTLSSIDETTSQTEYADLGTAAQMWLTINADNTVTITPKGTASATVQTGVNKYDPATRTFTLSYQYAGSGGNRIINETIRRTN; via the coding sequence ATGAAAAAATATCTATACGTTGTCTTCGCAGCGGGTCTGACGGCTAGTCTGAGCTCCTGCCTGAACGACGACGAACACTACGTTGATTTTAAGAATGTGGGCGCTATTGCCGAAATTCCTTCGTCGGCGTTTTATGGTCGTGAGGATGCCCGCAGTTACCTGAAAGTAACAGCCGTTGTCGATTCATTTGACGTAAACATTGCTTCTCCGGACGTACCGACGCAGGACACGCAGGTAACGCTGGCAGTCGATCAGAGCGCCCTGACCGGCACTGCGTATACAATACTGCCTTCGTCCCTGTTTCAGTTGATTACACCCACTGTAACGGTTAAGGCTGGTTCGCGGCTAGCCTCGGTGAAGTACCAATTGAATACGTCGTCGCTGACGTTCAAGGATAACTACGCGTTGCCTGTGGTTATTAAATCAGCGACAAACGGTGTAACAGTCAGCAGTAATTACGGCACCAAGATCGTTGCCATTAAACTGCGTAACAACTATGAGGGTACGTACCAGTCAACGGGTACGTTCGCTCACCCTACGGCGGGCACCCGGGCTATCAACCGGACCAAAACGCTGAGCAGTATTGACGAAACAACCAGTCAGACTGAATACGCTGATTTAGGAACTGCAGCTCAGATGTGGCTGACCATCAACGCGGACAACACCGTCACGATCACGCCCAAAGGGACGGCTTCGGCAACGGTACAAACCGGCGTTAACAAGTACGATCCGGCTACCCGCACTTTTACGCTGAGCTACCAATATGCTGGCTCGGGCGGTAACCGGATTATTAACGAAACCATTCGCCGGACTAACTAG
- a CDS encoding glycoside hydrolase family 130 protein, which produces MSLKATRTGIVLRPDPTRVLFRPFDLGSTTRTLKIIARVNAMTDAEAAAKLDEVIREFGGRHYKLERFLLQRFEQIKPHLLTDETQSPDRQLLLGAYFTMEYSLESAALFNPSMVWHPDQTNVPPGYKRFVLSLRATGEGHVSSISFRMGYIDEEGKIVLRKPSRYVTAPDIVPNHRFNRTQFERKLYELRLENSIQEKMMTGLSEEFSLSELEQQIKRVLAQYRYNAEYDTIASGLLALAKSNYEIHFDEDQSLDERCIFPTSPNETNGIEDARFVQFTDDNGDVTYYATYTAYNGRVTFPQLLETKDFTHFSVSTLNGAEVSNKGMALFPRKINGKYVMISRQDGENIYLMYSDDLYFWQTKELIVKPTYHWEYVQLGNCGSPIETEEGWLVLSHGVGPMRKYAVGAFLLDLNDPSKVIGRTTEPILSPDENEREGYVPNVVYSCGGLISGRDLIIPYAMADYASSFATVNVDELLAELTGKKKPEAVESVTE; this is translated from the coding sequence ATGAGTCTTAAAGCAACACGCACCGGTATCGTACTCCGGCCCGACCCAACCCGGGTTTTGTTCCGGCCATTTGATCTGGGCAGCACCACGCGCACACTGAAAATTATTGCCCGCGTCAACGCCATGACCGACGCTGAAGCCGCGGCCAAACTTGATGAAGTGATCCGTGAGTTTGGTGGGCGGCATTACAAGCTCGAGCGGTTTCTACTCCAGCGCTTCGAGCAGATCAAACCACACCTGCTGACCGACGAAACCCAGTCTCCCGATCGACAGCTCCTGCTCGGGGCGTATTTCACGATGGAGTATTCGCTTGAATCGGCGGCCCTGTTTAACCCGTCGATGGTATGGCACCCCGATCAGACGAACGTGCCCCCCGGCTACAAACGGTTCGTGCTGAGTCTGCGGGCTACGGGTGAAGGACACGTATCGTCCATTTCGTTCCGGATGGGTTACATTGACGAAGAAGGAAAGATTGTGCTTCGCAAACCTTCGCGTTACGTTACCGCGCCAGACATTGTTCCCAATCACCGGTTCAACCGTACCCAGTTCGAGCGGAAGCTCTACGAACTGCGCCTGGAGAACAGTATCCAGGAGAAAATGATGACGGGACTGAGCGAAGAGTTCAGCCTGTCGGAGCTGGAGCAGCAGATCAAACGCGTGCTGGCGCAGTATCGCTATAACGCCGAATACGATACCATTGCCAGCGGACTGCTGGCGCTGGCCAAGTCAAACTACGAAATTCACTTCGACGAAGACCAAAGTCTGGACGAGCGCTGCATCTTCCCGACATCGCCCAACGAAACGAACGGTATTGAAGATGCCCGCTTTGTGCAGTTCACCGACGACAACGGGGACGTTACGTACTACGCTACGTACACTGCTTACAACGGTCGGGTAACGTTTCCGCAGCTGCTCGAAACCAAGGATTTCACGCATTTCAGCGTCAGTACGCTGAACGGAGCCGAAGTGTCGAATAAAGGGATGGCCTTGTTCCCCCGGAAGATTAACGGCAAATATGTCATGATCTCCCGTCAGGACGGAGAGAATATCTATCTGATGTACTCTGATGATCTATATTTCTGGCAGACCAAAGAACTGATCGTGAAGCCGACGTACCACTGGGAGTACGTGCAACTCGGCAACTGCGGGTCGCCTATCGAAACGGAAGAGGGCTGGCTGGTGCTGAGCCACGGTGTTGGTCCCATGCGGAAATATGCCGTGGGCGCTTTCCTACTGGACCTGAACGACCCGAGCAAAGTTATTGGCCGGACAACCGAACCCATTCTGAGCCCCGACGAAAACGAGCGGGAGGGCTACGTGCCAAACGTAGTGTATAGCTGCGGTGGCCTGATTAGTGGGCGGGATTTGATCATTCCCTACGCCATGGCTGATTACGCCAGCAGCTTTGCAACGGTCAATGTCGACGAGCTACTGGCAGAACTAACCGGAAAGAAAAAGCCGGAAGCTGTTGAAAGTGTAACTGAATAG